From one Cydia strobilella chromosome 24, ilCydStro3.1, whole genome shotgun sequence genomic stretch:
- the LOC134752057 gene encoding ommochrome-binding protein-like, whose translation MLLLILIISSASAQTFQQFCLPFHNNYYQPIIVKEGVKDVQKLVLNRNDNTLYFIFNKVGDLGYSLGYVNLNTNLAGVVDGIRNASSVTVDQVNNVVYAGGKEGLYIVKSIDDRKELEKMPVFHDIFDIFFKGVLYFSTKRREAFRVRNNVVYRLPALAGVSVEKIVLDDDNNILFTANRKLFRLKLGTRDIAMHEDLLVDGIAVDEDFIPFVTTTQGIYVYNKYKYALDPVSNERLRSLNALTFSKEDELIYEAAGNIYKLARCQ comes from the coding sequence ATGCTCCTTCTCATCCTCATCATCAGTTCAGCATCAGCGCAGACCTTCCAGCAGTTCTGTCTTCCCTTCCACAACAACTACTACCAGCCCATCATCGTCAAAGAGGGCGTCAAAGATGTCCAAAAACTCGTACTTAACCGAAATGATAACACCCTATACTTCATTTTTAACAAAGTCGGAGATTTAGGATATAGTTTAGgttatgtcaatttaaatactAACCTTGCAGGAGTAGTAGATGGTATTAGAAATGCCTCATCAGTAACCGTAGATCAAGTTAATAATGTAGTATACGCTGGCGGGAAAGAAGGTCTATACATTGTTAAGTCTATAGATGATAGAAAGGAGCTGGAAAAAATGCCTGTCTTTCAcgatatttttgatattttctttAAAGGTGTTCTCTATTTCAGCACAAAAAGGAGAGAAGCATTCAGGGTTAGAAATAATGTTGTATATAGATTACCAGCTTTAGCGGGTGTGTCTGTTGAAAAAATAGTGTTAGATGATGATAATAACATACTTTTTACTGCCAATAGGAAGTTATTTAGACTTAAATTAGGTACTAGAGATATAGCTATGCATGAAGATTTACTTGTAGACGGTATAGCAGTGGATGAGGACTTTATACCTTTTGTGACGACAACCCAAGGTATATACGTgtataataagtataagtatgCCCTAGATCCAGTGTCTAATGAAAGACTTAGAAGTCTAAATGCACTAACGTTTAGTAAAGAAGATGAATTGATATATGAAGCGGCGGGGAATATTTATAAACTAGCTAGGTGTCAgtga